The segment GGTTTGCGGCTTCGACAGATGACTCCGTTCGGCAACATGCACGTCAAGATCACGGTCGACCCGAAGACGGAACGTGAGTTGGAGGTATTTGCCCAACTGGGCAAGGGCGGGGACATCGCCACTAGTGATCTCGAGGCGATCTGTCGGATGACGTCGCTGTGGCTCCGTTCCGGGGGTTCCCTGAGACATGTGATCCGACAGCTCAAAGACATTGGTTCGAGTCTCCAGGTGCCGACCCGCGAGGGCAAGATCATGAGCCTTGGAGACGGCTTAGCCCGCGCCATGCAGAAATACATGCGGGCGAAGGAACGGTTTGGTCTTCGGAATCTGCTTCTGGGTGAGTATGACCTGGCGGAGCTGGACCGTCCCGCGAGTGCGCTGCCCGGCAAGACAAACGGCAACGGGAACGGTAAGTCAAAGGGCCATGAGCTGGTCTCGGAAGTGCGCCACGCTACGGCAGCTCATGGGGCTCCAGTTCTGGGGTCGCCCACGTTGGCCGGGAGCGTGGGCGTATCCCGGATTGAGCGAGACCGGCTGGCATTCAAGGTCAAATGCCCGGAGTGCGGGGACGCATTGGTTTTCTCGGAAGGGTGTAACAAGTGCCCGTCCTGCGGCTGGGCGCAGTGTTAGAGCCTTGCGGCGGGATATCTGTGCGGTTTGCGCGCATGTTTCTGGATCGCGGTACCCTTGGGTTGCGGCCCACAAAAAGGCGGTCCGCCTTAGTCTCTTCCGTCGCGACTGGAGTGAGTTTTGCGCGCGTTTTTGGGTTGCGGCGCGTAAATCGCTTGCGAACAACAGCTTACGATCGGAAACGAGCGGCCTTTCTTGGTTGCGGCCGAAGGCCGCTTTGGAGCTAGACATCTGTACGGCTTGCGCGCGTGACTTGGGGATCGCGGTGCGTTTGGGTTGCGGCCCGCAAGAAGGCGGTCCGCGATAGGGCGCGCGAGGGGGCCAAGCAGGGTTTGACAGAAGAACGTGTTTGTGGTAGAAGCTCCTGTTCAGCCGGGGTGCTACGGGTGCGACGCTCCCCGGTGAGCCGGGGTATAAGGGGCAGGAAGCGGTAGCAAGGCCGAGTTATTCGGACGTAAGCCGCGATTTGGCTGGCGGCTATGGGGTAAAAGCCCCATGTTGTCGGGTGAAAGGTGCGCCCTGCCGCGCCTGAAGAAGGAAAGGCTAAAATTGTGGCCTTGTCTGGCCGATAAAGCACTAATGGGGTGGCCTATAATCATATGGAGCCAGCCTGATTGGGAGTCATAGGAGGGCATACCGACAAGAGCTCAAATTGAGCAATGGCTTCTTTCCCCTCCGGAAAGCACCGGGCCCGCCCTTTGGGCACCTGGTGCTTTCTTTTTTTTTCGAGTCTTCTGGATTGTTCCTGGATTAGTGAGGCGAGTTCTCGTCGGATCGGATGTTCGTCTTGAGAGGTAACCGTCTGCCGTTCACTGCGTTCGACGCTGCAGTTTGCGCGAGAGGCGACGGATCGACACTTGGAGATCAAAGATGGTTGGCTCAATGTTCTCTTTTCGGGGTACGATGATCAAGTCGATTCCTGCTGGGAGCTCGTGTCTGACGTGCCGGAAGGCTTCCCGGATTAGGCGTTTTATTCGATTTCGTTGTACCGCCCGGCCGTAGGCTTTGCCTACGGAGATGCCGAGTCGAGCGAAGCCGGAATCGTTAGGCACCGCGAACACAACCATATGTTGGTCCGAGGCACGGCATCGCTCAGAGAACGCCCGTCGAAAGACCTGTTGCGATTTGACTCGAGCGGATCTTGGCAAGCGGTATCGTCTTGGACGTGAGGGATCGGCCATGGCCGTGATTATATACCCGAACACGTGATTGCCGCTTAACTGGGCACCAAGTATCGTAGGTGACGCTCGCCCATGGAGGGAGAGGCCCGAACAAGAGCCTGGGAGGCCTAGATGGATCTTCGCGATTTTCAGCGACTCATTGACAAGATGTACTCGCACAAGGACCGTGAGCGGGGCAGCGCCGGGACGTTCCTATGGATGATGGAAGAAATCGGGGAACTGGCTCAGGCCATCGGGCAGGGCTCGGACCAGCAGACCAAGGCCGCCGAGTTTGCCGATGTCATGGCCTGGCTGGTGACCTTGGCCAACGTTGAGGGTGTTGACCTGAGCGAGGCCCTTCATGCCAAGTATGGGCAAGGTTGTCCTGGTTGCGGCAAGATGGTATGCACCTGCGATGCGAAACCGTAGCAGAGGGATCAACATGAAAGTGCGACGCGGCGGAATCCGGAACCGACTTGCCATGGAGGTGTTGTTCTTGGCGGGTTACTGGCTGTTCCAGGGAGGATGTCTGGGCTTCGTCCAGCGCGAACTCGAAGTCCTGGTTGCGGCTGAGTCCAACGGCGTCTTGATTCGTTCAAGTTTTCTCTATGAGGTCTTCGGGCCTCGGCTGATTGCCCTGGCAAACCAGTGGCTTTGAGGCATCTGCCTTCCTGAGGGGATCCGCAAGGCTGTCGCTGCGCCCCGGCGGCAAAGCCTCTGTGCATCTCGGCGCGTGATTGACGCAAAGGCGTCTCTTGTGTCTTGCAGGCATTGATTCCTTTCCACGGGCCGAGGTAGAATGCATCTCAGGGTCGTGTGAGGCTCGAGTCCGGCCGGTTTGGCATCTCTGTCCGATCAGGTCTTGGGGCTCACCGTCGACAGGCACATCTGACAGCTTGGGAATGGGAGGTGATCATGAGTAGTGTCGACTCCGAGGTTCTCATGCCGTGTGCCGGCTGTGGCGCCAGCATCTACC is part of the Phycisphaerae bacterium genome and harbors:
- a CDS encoding MazG nucleotide pyrophosphohydrolase domain-containing protein; translation: MDLRDFQRLIDKMYSHKDRERGSAGTFLWMMEEIGELAQAIGQGSDQQTKAAEFADVMAWLVTLANVEGVDLSEALHAKYGQGCPGCGKMVCTCDAKP